The genomic stretch ATCAGCAAGAAGACACCGGCTTTGACCTGATCTGGGAGTCAGCGGCTGCAGTCACCGATTCCGGCTATCAGGTCGAGATGGCAATACCATTCTCCAGTCTGCGTTTTCCGGAGAAAGCGGTCCAGCAGTGGCGCGTTGACTTCTGGCGGATTCACCCGCGTGAAGCCTATCGACAATATTCCTGGGCGGCTTACGACCGCAATGAGCAGTGCTGGGTTTGCCAGTGGGGCAGCCTGGACGGAATCTCGAACGTTAGTCCCGGCCGCGGCTTGGCACTCATGCCGTCGGTAGTCACACACCAAACCGGAGAACTGAGTGAGTTTCGCAATCCCAATTCCGGCTTCGACAACCGCAAGATCGACGGAGAATTCTCCGTGGGTGCCAAGTATTCCATCTCTTCGAGCGTGGTTGCCGAAGGAAGTTACAATCCGGATTTTAGCCAGATCGAGTCGGACGTCGCCCAAATCGACGTCAATTCCACGATCTCCCTCTTCTACCCCGAACGTCGGCCGTTCTTCCAGGAAGGCAGTGATATCTTCCGAACATTGTTCAACTCCTTCTATACGCGCATGATCAATGACCCGCAGTTCGCCGCCAAGTTGACCGCTCGCTCCGGCAAATTGACTTTGGGGGCGCTTTCGGCGCGCGACGAAAACTCGCCTTACATGATCCCGTTGGAGGAAGCGAGCGTATTGCTCAATACCGGCAAAAGCGTTGCCAATGTCGTTC from Candidatus Zixiibacteriota bacterium encodes the following:
- a CDS encoding carbohydrate binding family 9 domain-containing protein; the encoded protein is MPKWCMCLSEIVLSSRHREIVLLTLLMVAFTTAICAQSFTPNFKPQMSISPRAGTISVDGRLDESAWSGAAQVTNFCERQPGDKTQPPVETKALVTYDNNQLYVAFICHDDPSTIRASMTQRDQFGGNDAVVVFLDTYGEAAWAYELFVNAYGVQKDALWTGVGAGAHQQEDTGFDLIWESAAAVTDSGYQVEMAIPFSSLRFPEKAVQQWRVDFWRIHPREAYRQYSWAAYDRNEQCWVCQWGSLDGISNVSPGRGLALMPSVVTHQTGELSEFRNPNSGFDNRKIDGEFSVGAKYSISSSVVAEGSYNPDFSQIESDVAQIDVNSTISLFYPERRPFFQEGSDIFRTLFNSFYTRMINDPQFAAKLTARSGKLTLGALSARDENSPYMIPLEEASVLLNTGKSVANVV